DNA from Cucurbita pepo subsp. pepo cultivar mu-cu-16 unplaced genomic scaffold, ASM280686v2 Cp4.1_scaffold000714, whole genome shotgun sequence:
TGAAATGACGGTAACTTTTTGGATGAACAGTCCGACGCATACCAAGCAACAGGCTGCTACAATTTAGTCTGTCCAGGCTTCGTTCAAATCAACCGTAGAATCGCCCTTGGAGCTACAATTGCTCCAACTTCCTCCTACAACGGCACCCAATTCGATATCAGCTTACTGGTTTGGAAGGTAACCGATTTCAATTTCATGCGTTTTCCTGAAGATTGTGAGTCTAAATTGAATTGGGGGTTGTTGTTTGTGGTTGTTCAAAGGATCCGAAGCACGGGGATTGGTGGTTGGAATACGGGTCGGGTGTGGTGATCGGGTACTGGCCGGCGTTGTTGTTCACTCACCTTCGAAGCCACGCAACGAAGACACAGTTTGGCGGAGAGGTGGTGAATAAGAGGTCGTGGGGATTTCACACGGCGACGGAAATGGGGAGTGGGCATTTCGCCGGCGAGGGGTTCCGAAAAGCTGCTTATTTTCGTAATATGAAGGTTGTGAATTTGGATAATAGGTTGATTCCATTGTCGGATTTGAAGGTTTGGGCAAATAATCCAAATTGCTATAATATTCAACCTCGAAATGATAGAGTTTTGGGGAAATTACTTTTACTATGGAGGGCTAGGAAGAAATGTGAAGTGcccttaattaatttaattttctcgtGGGTCAATTtggggtttttatttttttatttttttattttatttttttttatttatttttttttttttcagatttaGATCactaaaatgaaagaacaggaccattgtaaattttttataaaagaaatatagagTTGGACTATGGTTGTGTTGTGATATTTATTAAAGACTAGCATTTAACTTGTGGAGACCTCTTGCTAGCAAAATAAAAGtgtaaaaatactttaatggGAGAGAGTAAAAATAAGCTAAAGATGGGAGATAGAGTGAAAAGACTGTTAACAGGATCGAGATAAAATCCCATTTAAATAGAGAATAAAAGAGGGAATGAAAATACTTTATAGGTGGAACAGTGCAGAATGAGAATGTGAAAAgacctaataaataaattatgtcGAGATAAAATCACATCTGGATAGTTAGAACGGGGCAGAATGAGAGTGAGAAGAGAGTGAAAAAACCCTAATAGTTGAAAAGGGTCGAGATGAAATCTCatttaaacaaagaataaaagaaggaaTGAAAAATCCTTGATAGGTAAACGAGGTCGAGACATGAATTATATTTCTCATCTTCATCTCCTATCCCTTCCCAATCACCACTCGCACCACCCTTTATAAGTAtaatcgataaaaaaaaaNNNNNNNNNNNNNNNNNNNNNNNNNNNNNNNNNNNNNNNNNNNNNNNNNNNNNNNNNNNNNNNNNNNNNNNNNNNNNNNNNNNNNNNNNNNNNNNNNNNNNNNNNNNNNNNNNNNNNNNNNNNNNNNNNNNNNNNNNNNNNNNNNNNNNNNNNNNNNNNNNNNNNNNNNNNNNNNNNNNNNNNNNNNNNNNNNNNNNNNNNNNNNNNNNNNNNNNNNNNNNNNNNNNNNNNNNNNNNNNNNNNNNNNNNNNNNNNNNNNNNNNNNNNNNNNNNNNNNNNNNNNNNNNNNNNNNNNNNNNNNNNNNNNNNNNNNNNNNNNNNNNNNNNNNNNNNNNNNNNNNNNNNNNNNNNNNNNNNNNNNNNNNNNNNNNNNNNNNNNNNNNNNNNNNNNNNNNNNNNNNNNNNNNNNNNNNNNNNNNNNNNNNNNNNNNNNNNNNNNNNNNNNNNNNNNNNNNNNNNNNNNNNNNNNNNNNNNNNNNNNNNNNNNNNNNNNNNNNNNNNNNNNNNNNNNNNNNNNNNNNNNNNNNNNNNNNNNNNNNNNNNNNNNNNNNNNNNNNNNNNNNNNNNNNNNNNNNNNNNNNNNNNNNNNNNNNNNNNNNNNNNNNNNNNNNNNNNNNNNNNNNNNNNNNNNNNNNNNNNNNNNNNNNNNNNNNNNNNNNNNNNNNNNNNNNNNNNNNNNNNNNNNNNNNNNNNNNNNNNNNNNNNNNNNNNNNNNNNNNNNNNNNNNNNNNNNNNNNNNNNNNNNNNNNNNNNNNNNNNNNNNNNNNNNNNNNNNNNNNNNNNNNNNNNNNNNNNNNNNNNNNNNNNNNNNNNNNNNNNNNNNNNNNNNNNNNNNNNNNNNNNNNNNNNNNNNNNNNNNNNNNNNNNNNNNNNNNNNNNNNNNNNNNNNNNNNNNNNNNNNNNNNNNNNNNNNNNNNNNNNNNNNNNNNNNNNNNNNNNNNNNNNNNNNNNNNNNNNNNNNNNNNNNNNNNNNNNNNNNNNNNNNNNNNNNNNNNNNNNNNNNNNNNNNNNNNNNNNNNNNNNNNNNNNNNNNNNNNNNNNNNNNNNNNNNNNNNNNNNNNNNNNNNNNNNNNNNNNNNNNNNNNNNNNNNNNNNNNNNNNNNNNNNNNNNNNNNNNNNNNNNNNNNNNNNNNNNNNNNNNNNNNNNNNNNNNNNNNNNNNNNNNNNNNNNNNNNNNNNNNNNNNNNNNNNNNNNNNNNNNNNNNNNNNNNNNNNNNNNNNNNNNNNNNNNNNNNNNNNNNNNNNNNNNNNNNNNNNNNNNNNNNNNNNNNNNNNNNNNNNNNNNNNNNNNNNNNNNNNNNNNNNNNNNNNNNNNNNNNNNNNNNNNNNNNNNNNNNNNNNNNNNNNNNNNNNNNNNNNNNNNNNNNNNNNNNNNNNNNNNNNNNNNNNNNNNNNNNNNNNNNNNNNNNNNNNNNNNNNNNNNNNNNNNNNNNNNNNNNNNNNNNNNNNNNNNNNNNNNNNNNNNNNNNNNNNNNNNNNNNNNNNNNNNNNNNNNNNNNNNNNNNNNNNNNNNNNNNNNNNNNNNNNNNNNNNNNNNNNNNNNNNNNNNNNNNNNNNNNNNNNNNNNNNNNNNNNNNNNNNNNNNNNNNNNNNNNNNNNNNNNNNNNNNNNNNNNNNNNNNNNNNNNNNNNNNNNNNNNNNNNNNNNNNNNNNNNNNNNNNNNNNNNNNNNNNNNNNNNNNNNNNNNNNNNNNNNNNNNNNNNNNNNNNNNNNNNNNNNNNNNNNNNNNNNNNNNNNNNNNNNNNNNNNNNNNNNNNNNNNNNNNNNNNNNNNNNNNNNNNNNNNNNNNNNNNNNNNNNNNNNNNNNNNNNNNNNNNNNNNNNNNNNNNNNNNNNNNNNNNNNNNNNNNNNNNNNNNNNNNNNNNNNNNNNNNNNNNNNNNNNNNNNNNNNNNNNNNNNNNNNNNNNNNNNNNNNNNNNNNNNNNNNNNNNNNNNNNNNNNNNNNNNNNNNNNNNNNNNNNNNNNNNNNNNNNNNNNNNNNNNNNNNNNNNNNNNNNNNNNNNNNNNNNNNNNNNNNNNNNNNNNNNNNNNNNNNNNNNNNNNNNNNNNNNNNNNNNNNNNNNNNNNNNNNNNNNNNNNNNNNNNNNNNNNNNNNNNNNNNNNNNNNNNNNNNNNNNNNNNNNNNNgggttgggttgggttgtgaaaaattttgggttgggttgggttaccaatccaaccaacccgaacttttgggttgggtcaaaaaaatcccccaactcggaccatgtacacccNATCccccaacccggaccatgtacacccctggCTTTTGGTACCCATACTTGTTTTGGtcctaaaaaattattcttcacAATTTTAGGAATCCATTTCATGTTTGCATTcatactaaaataatttttaatgtaattaaagTATTTCCGGTCTTCaataataattcaaccaaacaatttcataaatatattccCAGCGGACAAAGACGACAAAAAGAATGaacctttatttattatttatttatttatttatttatttatttatttgttgttgttgaaaCAGCTGCCAGATGTGAGGACCCAACTTTAAGCCacaaaaagaatgaaacagTTAATTCCCACTCAAGTGTTCTAAaactcatatatatatatatatatatatatatatatatataatactaagaaaaagaagaagacaaacACAAAAGATAATGAcccatgtattttttttcggATTAAGTATGGATTCTAAAACTTTCCACCGTCCtcttcttcctgttcttgttttttcccttcttgTCGTTTCATCGTTTTGTCgtcccgaaaaaaaaaatctatccCAATAACCATACGGCGGCGTTTGGGTCGGAGAATCAGTTTAAGAAATTGAAGCTTATTCAAGCTGATCTTAACCGAATCAACAAGTTCCCTGTCAAAACCATTCAGGTCTGTAACTCTTGTTTAATCTCCTCTGTTTTGGAGCTTGATTGTGATGCTTTTATTTGGGTGCAGAGTCCGGATGGTGACTTTATAGATTGTGTTGAAACTCATCGGCAGCTAGCTTTTGATCATCCATTGCTCAAAGGAAAGAAGCCATTGGTAGGTTCAAGGAATCTGAGGCTAAATTTTCgaaatgggttttgtttttaattgtgGAAATGCTGTTTCAGGATCCGCCGGAGAGACCGTATAACCAGAGCCATTCCGGTGAGGTGGAGACGGAAGTGTTCCAATTATGGAGCATGTCCGGAGAATTCTGCCCAGAGGGGACAGTTCCGATAAGAAGAACGACAGAAGAGGATATGTTGAGAGCGAGTTCGGTTCagagatttggaagaaaagCGAGCGGAGACTCTCCCAGCAAAGGCCATGAGGTCAGTCTTTAACCAAATTAAACTCAGCTACCTAgtcgatattgttctctttcgGCTTTTCCCGTTCGGGGAAGAagtttcacactcttataaagaggGTGTTTAGTTCttctcccaaccaatgtggggatctcacaatctaccccttcgGGGCGTGCTCTCTTTcaacttttccttttcgggtGCAAGTCTATTAGTGGGAGgcttccacacctttataaagggtgtttggTTTCCCCCCAAcgaatgtgggatctcacaatccacccccttgcaatcatttccttctccaatcaaagTGGGACCTCCCAATCTACTCCCTTCGAGGCCGagcgtccttgttgacacactGCCTTTGTCCACCCACTTTGGGGCTCAATCTcgttgctggcacatcgcccgatgtcttGCTCTATACCAaacggcccaagctcaccgctaccagatattatcctctttggggttttctctctcgggcttccctcaagatttttaaaaagccTCAGCTAGcaggaggtttccacacccttgtaaaaggtgtttcgttcttctccctaaccgatgttcTCCTTCCTAGcatatgtgggatctcacgtctttttctccaaaatatAGAGTCCTCCCttgtaaattttaagattttggggaaacccagaTGGAAATGAATGTAAATTTTGTTGGTGGCAGTATGCAGTGGGGTTTGTAGGTGGAGGACAGTACTACGGAGCCCAGGCAAGAATGACGGTATGGAAGCCGCGAGTCAACTACCCATTCGAGTTCAGCCTCTCACAGATATGGCTCGTCTCCGGCACATTGCCACATGATCTCAACAACATTGAAGCTGGGTGGCAGGTAACTTTCTAAACCGATTCAATCTTCTAAtccatacaaattttaattctatgcCTAACTTTTCTCTACAGGTTTACCCGAAGATGTATGGAGACAACAATCCAAGATTCTTCACTTATTGGACAGTAAGAACactaaaacacaaaaattagCAACAAAAtcagattgaaaatgaaatgacgGTAACTTTTTGGATGAACAGTCCGACGCATACCAAGCAACAGGCTGCTACAATTTAGTCTGTCCAGGCTTCGTTCAAATCAACCGTAGAATCGCCCTTGGAGCTACAATTGCTCCAACTTCCTCCTACAACGGCACCCAATTCGATATCAGCTTACTGGTTTGGAAGGTAACCGATTTCAATTTCATGCGTTTTCCTGAAGATTGTGAGTCTAAATTGAATTGGGGGTTGTTGTTTGTGGTTGTTCAAAGGATCCGAAGCACGGGGATTGGTGGT
Protein-coding regions in this window:
- the LOC111785761 gene encoding uncharacterized protein LOC111785761; protein product: CYNLVCPGFVQINRRIALGATIAPTSSYNGTQFDISLLVWKDPKHGDWWLEYGSGVVIGYWPALLFTHLRSHATKTQFGGEVVNKRSWGFHTATEMGSGHFAGEGFRKAAYFRNMKVVNLDNRLIPLSDLKFKKLKLIQADLNRINKFPVKTIQSPDGDFIDCVETHRQLAFDHPLLKGKKPLDPPERPYNQSHSGEVETEVFQLWSMSGEFCPEGTVPIRRTTEEDMLRASSVQRFGRKASGDSPSKGHEYAVGFVGGGQYYGAQARMTVWKPRVNYPFEFSLSQIWLVSGTLPHDLNNIEAGWQVYPKMYGDNNPRFFTYWTSDAYQATGCYNLVCPGFVQINRRIALGATIAPTSSYNGTQFDISLLVWKDPKHGDWWLEYGSGVVIGYWPALLFTHLRSHATKTQFGGEVVNKRSWGFHTATEMGSGHFAGEGFRKAAYFRNMKVVNLDNRLIPLSDLKVWADKPNCYNIQPRNDRVWGNYFYYGGPGRNVKCP